A genomic region of Chloroflexota bacterium contains the following coding sequences:
- a CDS encoding YtxH domain-containing protein, producing the protein MAEKDTGASFAVGFLFGAVIGVAIGFLYAPKPGSETRAMLKEKAETAAEKAKETAEKAREAAVAAEHRVEEKLGRRKPSE; encoded by the coding sequence ATGGCTGAAAAAGATACCGGTGCCAGTTTTGCTGTTGGATTTCTTTTTGGAGCTGTTATTGGCGTGGCAATTGGCTTTCTATACGCGCCCAAGCCGGGAAGTGAAACCCGGGCCATGTTGAAGGAAAAGGCTGAGACCGCTGCCGAGAAGGCAAAAGAGACCGCAGAGAAGGCCAGGGAAGCTGCCGTCGCCGCCGAACACCGCGTCGAAGAGAAGCTGGGCCGAAGAAAACCAAGCGAATAA